Proteins encoded by one window of Acetivibrio thermocellus ATCC 27405:
- the urtD gene encoding urea ABC transporter ATP-binding protein UrtD, with protein MNMSDSILEIRNLTVSFDGFKAVDGLSTSVKKGDIHFFIGPNGAGKTTLLDAICGRVKPAEGKIIFKGMKDVTKMSEHEIVELGIGRKFQVPSIFMGITIYENMELAAARKRSLYSTLFTKLSREQTERIQDVLQKIGLYEKRYRTPAALSHGEKQWLEIGMLLVQQPEIMLLDEPVAGMGRKETDRTGRLLKEISEKCSVIVVEHDMEFVREYADKVTVLHEGRLLDEGNMHKIQQNPKVMEVYLGRGGEGCA; from the coding sequence ATGAATATGTCGGATAGCATTTTGGAAATAAGAAATTTGACGGTAAGTTTTGACGGATTTAAAGCCGTAGACGGACTTAGCACTTCTGTGAAGAAAGGCGACATCCACTTTTTTATCGGACCTAACGGTGCCGGAAAGACTACTTTGCTTGATGCAATATGCGGGCGTGTCAAACCGGCGGAAGGAAAAATCATCTTTAAAGGCATGAAAGACGTGACAAAAATGTCGGAACATGAGATTGTGGAACTGGGAATAGGACGAAAGTTTCAGGTACCTTCCATTTTCATGGGAATTACAATTTATGAAAATATGGAACTTGCGGCGGCAAGAAAGAGGTCCTTGTATTCCACACTCTTTACAAAACTCAGCAGGGAGCAGACGGAAAGAATTCAGGATGTGCTTCAGAAAATCGGGCTGTATGAGAAAAGATACCGTACCCCTGCGGCTCTTTCCCACGGCGAAAAGCAATGGCTCGAAATAGGCATGCTTTTGGTTCAGCAGCCGGAAATCATGCTTTTAGACGAGCCGGTGGCAGGGATGGGAAGAAAGGAAACCGACAGGACGGGAAGGCTTCTTAAAGAAATATCGGAAAAATGTTCGGTTATTGTTGTGGAGCATGATATGGAGTTTGTCCGGGAATATGCGGATAAGGTGACGGTATTGCATGAGGGAAGGCTTTTGGATGAGGGAAATATGCATAAAATTCAGCAAAATCCCAAAGTGATGGAAGTGTATCTGGGAAGAGGAGGTGAAGGATGTGCTTAA
- a CDS encoding copper amine oxidase N-terminal domain-containing protein yields MKRIAKILTIVLIVTCLLSLPTSAVELPIRVVVNGTKINFPDAEPFIDENSRTQVPIRFVGEALGANVSWDGNTKKVTITLNGKKVVLQIGNKNYEVNGQQKQMDTVALLKESRTFVPVRFVSEALGATVKWNANIRTVYIDMNGDVTPSPEPAGGTVKYYDGIAFNDVTDVDQYGRIKVEKLKEFLLKLADQLRFVKENGKYYIECTYPEKPEGYEWGLGIRVSNKDGTYITYSQVGRNPKWLIPSEGAFKKEASDITDINKVKLINIVISLDHPKNDSLGILNIVYYMDKSEMRAKFVPESGTIPSENYSETFDFNKMFQW; encoded by the coding sequence ATGAAAAGAATCGCAAAAATATTAACAATAGTATTAATAGTTACATGCTTGTTATCATTACCAACATCAGCAGTTGAGCTTCCAATTCGAGTAGTGGTGAATGGAACAAAGATAAATTTTCCAGATGCAGAGCCGTTTATTGATGAGAATTCAAGAACACAGGTGCCTATCAGATTTGTTGGAGAAGCTCTGGGGGCGAATGTAAGTTGGGACGGAAATACAAAAAAAGTGACAATAACATTAAACGGAAAAAAAGTAGTGCTTCAGATAGGGAATAAAAACTATGAAGTAAACGGACAACAGAAGCAAATGGATACAGTGGCATTATTAAAAGAATCCAGAACTTTTGTTCCAGTAAGGTTTGTGAGTGAAGCATTGGGAGCAACCGTAAAGTGGAATGCAAATATAAGAACGGTGTATATTGATATGAATGGTGATGTAACACCTTCTCCTGAACCGGCAGGAGGAACAGTAAAATATTATGACGGAATAGCATTTAATGATGTTACCGATGTTGACCAGTATGGAAGAATAAAGGTTGAAAAATTGAAGGAATTTTTGCTCAAGTTAGCAGATCAGCTGAGATTTGTAAAGGAAAACGGAAAATATTATATTGAATGCACATATCCAGAGAAACCTGAAGGTTATGAGTGGGGATTAGGTATAAGAGTTTCTAATAAGGACGGTACTTATATCACATATTCTCAAGTAGGGCGTAATCCAAAATGGCTAATACCATCAGAAGGGGCATTTAAAAAGGAAGCTTCAGATATTACTGATATAAATAAAGTAAAATTGATCAATATTGTAATTTCACTAGATCATCCAAAAAACGATAGCTTGGGAATATTGAATATAGTTTATTATATGGACAAATCAGAGATGAGAGCTAAATTTGTACCAGAATCAGGAACTATACCTTCGGAGAATTATTCAGAAACATTTGATTTTAATAAAATGTTCCAATGGTAG
- a CDS encoding ATP-binding protein, which translates to MKSKRMIKQSTLSAIILAIFFFIAVMLIWSILYMNSCIRAEQNAERRRTEFKQLGIDLADASDYLTDEARKFAVTRKIVHLERYWEEINVTRTRDKVISRLQELDSPKEELELLAKAKKYSDALVETERRSMRLVLEALGVDESDMVPEVASFKLSEGDQRLSREDKLLKAIEIMYDARYDSDKKNIMDPIAKFQRIMNQRLESELEAARRGTAGATVLQIILAFVIILAIAVLIRILFTQVTYPIRDYILKLKDFSFDDEEFRLVPKGTVELNMLAENFNELYRSFHNELVRRKKAEETMKAARDEADKANRAKSEFLASMSHEIRTPINSIIGYQYLLKNSVLSPKQREYVENIGLAAKNLLAIINQILDFSKIEAGRMVLEEVDFNIDDVLNELMIIVGMEAKRKGIELRIKVDEDVPRFLKGDITRLKQVVMNLVSNGIKFTHEGYISIRVELVEKNEENACIKFSVTDTGIGISDEQKKLLFQAFTQGDASTSRKYGGTGLGLAICKRLVELMKGEINVESEVGKGSTFSFSLRLKIASCNENRNGKSKSVDTEEQYKNVKILLVEDSSVNLQMTKEILENMGIDTDTAQSGEEAVKKAESNEYELILMDIRMPGMDGYEATRRIRKLERGSMPIVALTADAVEGVAQKAKEAGMNGYLTKPLEPEKLLEVIRSMTNGGGKFKEEKSKSCAKAAEAENPYYEHKYETLDFDGAVNRLGGKRDKYIGILKSFVELHKDDGVKIRELAASGKRDELRRFLHSLKGSAANIGALRLKDLLARLEESCIPQNCEKNAKWMNDLEKEFERLIEEIMQYIRAFDSYKGSSPENHENNNVREDLEMLCKLLLTGDSEAKSFFEEKLAYLGNVLRPEDYHDLKKKISCYEFQKALAIVDKLKQDFSGKLTK; encoded by the coding sequence ATGAAGTCAAAAAGGATGATAAAGCAATCCACCTTAAGTGCGATTATTTTGGCAATATTCTTCTTTATAGCTGTTATGCTTATTTGGAGTATATTGTATATGAATTCCTGCATAAGAGCGGAGCAAAATGCCGAAAGGAGGCGGACGGAATTTAAGCAGCTGGGAATTGACCTGGCGGATGCCTCGGACTATTTAACTGATGAAGCGCGAAAGTTTGCGGTTACAAGAAAAATAGTTCATTTGGAAAGATATTGGGAGGAAATAAATGTAACCAGAACACGGGATAAAGTTATTTCAAGGCTTCAGGAATTGGATTCTCCCAAAGAGGAGCTGGAACTGCTGGCAAAAGCCAAAAAGTATTCCGATGCTTTGGTGGAGACCGAAAGAAGATCCATGCGTTTGGTTTTGGAGGCGTTGGGAGTGGATGAGTCCGACATGGTTCCGGAGGTTGCTTCCTTCAAGTTAAGTGAGGGGGATCAAAGATTAAGCAGGGAGGATAAGCTGCTAAAGGCAATAGAAATAATGTATGATGCCCGCTATGACAGTGACAAGAAAAATATAATGGACCCGATAGCGAAATTTCAAAGGATAATGAACCAGAGGCTTGAGTCGGAGTTGGAAGCGGCCAGGAGAGGTACGGCCGGGGCGACGGTTTTGCAGATTATCCTGGCTTTCGTTATAATCCTGGCAATTGCGGTTCTGATTAGAATTCTGTTCACGCAGGTTACCTATCCCATAAGGGATTACATATTAAAGTTAAAAGATTTTTCCTTTGATGATGAAGAATTCAGGCTTGTACCAAAGGGGACCGTGGAACTTAACATGCTTGCCGAGAACTTTAATGAGTTGTACAGATCCTTTCACAATGAGCTGGTAAGGAGAAAGAAGGCGGAAGAGACAATGAAAGCGGCCAGAGACGAGGCTGATAAGGCCAACAGGGCGAAAAGCGAATTTCTTGCCAGTATGAGCCACGAGATCCGGACCCCTATAAACAGTATTATTGGCTATCAGTATTTGCTTAAAAACTCCGTTCTTTCTCCCAAACAAAGGGAGTATGTCGAAAATATCGGGCTGGCTGCAAAGAACCTTTTGGCGATTATTAATCAAATATTGGATTTTTCCAAGATTGAAGCGGGAAGAATGGTTTTGGAAGAGGTGGACTTCAATATTGATGATGTGTTGAACGAACTTATGATAATTGTGGGCATGGAGGCCAAAAGAAAGGGAATTGAACTTAGAATCAAGGTCGATGAAGATGTTCCCAGGTTTTTAAAAGGGGATATAACAAGACTTAAGCAGGTTGTTATGAATTTGGTATCAAACGGGATTAAGTTTACTCATGAGGGCTACATTTCCATCAGGGTGGAACTGGTTGAAAAAAATGAGGAGAATGCCTGCATAAAATTTAGTGTAACGGATACCGGTATAGGGATAAGTGATGAACAGAAGAAATTACTGTTTCAAGCCTTTACCCAGGGTGATGCATCCACTTCCAGAAAATATGGGGGCACCGGTCTTGGGCTGGCTATTTGCAAAAGGCTGGTGGAGCTTATGAAGGGGGAAATAAATGTAGAAAGCGAAGTAGGCAAAGGTTCTACCTTCAGTTTTTCCCTGAGATTGAAAATAGCAAGCTGCAATGAGAATAGAAATGGAAAAAGCAAATCGGTTGACACAGAGGAACAGTACAAAAACGTAAAAATACTTCTGGTGGAAGACAGCTCCGTTAATTTGCAAATGACTAAAGAGATTCTTGAAAATATGGGGATCGACACCGATACTGCCCAAAGCGGTGAGGAGGCCGTAAAAAAAGCAGAGAGCAATGAATATGAGCTGATACTTATGGATATAAGGATGCCGGGAATGGATGGATATGAAGCTACAAGGCGAATCAGAAAGCTGGAGAGAGGCAGTATGCCCATTGTGGCATTAACGGCCGATGCAGTGGAAGGTGTGGCTCAAAAAGCAAAGGAGGCAGGAATGAACGGCTATCTGACAAAGCCTTTGGAGCCTGAAAAACTTTTGGAAGTTATAAGAAGTATGACAAATGGCGGTGGCAAATTTAAAGAAGAAAAGAGTAAAAGCTGCGCAAAAGCTGCAGAGGCGGAAAATCCCTATTATGAACACAAGTATGAGACATTGGACTTTGACGGTGCTGTAAACAGATTGGGAGGAAAGAGGGATAAGTATATCGGCATTCTTAAAAGCTTTGTCGAACTTCATAAAGATGACGGCGTAAAGATAAGGGAGCTTGCTGCGTCGGGAAAAAGGGATGAACTTAGGAGGTTTCTCCATTCCCTTAAGGGAAGTGCGGCAAATATCGGAGCATTACGGCTTAAAGACTTGCTGGCGAGATTGGAAGAAAGCTGTATACCTCAGAATTGTGAGAAGAATGCAAAATGGATGAACGATTTGGAAAAGGAGTTTGAAAGATTAATTGAAGAGATAATGCAATATATCCGGGCTTTTGATTCCTATAAGGGGAGTAGTCCGGAAAATCATGAAAACAATAATGTTCGTGAGGATTTGGAAATGCTCTGTAAACTCCTTCTTACCGGAGATTCAGAGGCTAAGAGTTTTTTTGAAGAAAAGCTGGCATATCTCGGTAATGTATTGCGGCCTGAGGACTACCATGACTTGAAGAAGAAAATTTCATGCTATGAATTTCAAAAAGCTTTGGCTATAGTAGACAAACTCAAACAGGATTTCTCCGGTAAGCTTACTAAATAG
- a CDS encoding response regulator transcription factor: protein MYRVLVVDDDVAVRYMLKRYKGWESFGFVLAGEASDGREALRKLDKEPFDVVISDIKMPGMDGIELLSELRNNGNDICVLFLSTHSDFSYAKQGIRLGVFDYLTKPFSDETLGEALDRVKVYLDEKKKQKALVNIYNKNALESSQVYYSKNDEKKLVSVILSGSLEAINLGDRLFEKMAQFTEGDAKKLAILMENILLEVDEGIYKAIPWIKNLKNRPSNKSFEGMDEKELKERFIDHISGWVRLVVKFELHQSDSLMRKICEYVINHVEEDIKIENIANELYVSRDYIGKLFKQKAGYNLSEYITKVKMEHAKYLISKGEYKNYEISEILGYKKADYFSQVFKSYVGCTPSEYRKNAGFDF, encoded by the coding sequence ATGTACAGAGTATTGGTCGTGGATGACGATGTGGCTGTAAGATATATGCTAAAAAGATATAAGGGCTGGGAGTCCTTTGGCTTTGTATTGGCCGGGGAAGCTTCCGACGGCAGGGAAGCATTAAGAAAACTTGATAAAGAACCCTTTGATGTGGTCATATCCGATATAAAAATGCCGGGCATGGACGGAATTGAGCTTTTAAGCGAATTGAGAAACAACGGAAACGACATATGTGTCCTGTTTTTGAGCACCCACAGTGATTTTTCTTACGCAAAGCAGGGGATAAGACTGGGGGTTTTTGATTACCTGACAAAGCCTTTTAGCGATGAAACTTTGGGTGAAGCCCTGGACCGGGTCAAGGTTTATCTTGATGAAAAAAAGAAGCAAAAAGCATTAGTAAATATATATAACAAAAATGCCCTGGAAAGCAGTCAGGTTTATTATTCAAAGAATGATGAAAAAAAGCTTGTTTCGGTTATATTGTCCGGGAGTTTGGAAGCGATAAATTTGGGAGACCGGCTCTTTGAAAAAATGGCGCAGTTTACCGAAGGTGACGCAAAGAAGCTGGCAATATTGATGGAAAATATTTTGCTGGAAGTTGACGAAGGTATTTATAAAGCTATCCCATGGATTAAAAATTTGAAGAACAGGCCCTCCAATAAGAGTTTTGAAGGAATGGACGAAAAAGAGCTGAAGGAACGGTTTATCGATCATATAAGCGGTTGGGTGAGACTTGTTGTGAAATTTGAACTGCATCAATCGGACAGCTTGATGCGGAAAATTTGCGAGTATGTAATAAATCATGTGGAAGAGGATATAAAAATTGAAAATATTGCTAATGAACTCTATGTCAGCAGGGATTATATCGGCAAGTTATTTAAGCAAAAAGCGGGATATAACTTGAGTGAGTATATTACAAAGGTGAAAATGGAACATGCCAAATATCTGATTTCAAAAGGTGAATATAAAAATTATGAAATAAGCGAGATATTAGGCTACAAAAAAGCCGATTATTTTTCACAGGTTTTTAAGAGTTATGTCGGCTGTACGCCCAGTGAATACAGGAAAAATGCAGGATTTGATTTTTAA
- a CDS encoding response regulator gives MESMLLPKYFDILIVDDIPEHIDVAVQVLRDSNFKIRVATDGNTALKLIYQQKPDLILLDIYMPEMDGFELCRLIKNTPDLKNIPVIFLTSFSDEESIRKGFESGGQDYVVKPFNASELLSRVKTHLMLKCQAESLKEANKELDSFCYTVAHDLKSPLLSLNKLVELLVSDHLNQLDSAGKELVYNIREKSSEIIHTVDRLLEFSKMCEMQVNFEIIDLNELFTEVCNELKSLEPQRDIRIHIQPLPKVYGDRLLMRLLISNILSNAFKYTRNRQTAIIEIQSSEDGNEYVFFVKDNGAGFDMKYSSRLFGVFQRLHSKDEFEGSGVGLAICQRILKRHNGRAWMTGEIDKGATFFFTLPKFE, from the coding sequence ATGGAAAGCATGCTTCTTCCAAAGTATTTTGACATACTGATAGTTGACGATATCCCGGAACATATAGATGTAGCCGTTCAGGTACTTAGGGACAGCAATTTCAAAATCCGGGTTGCAACGGACGGAAATACCGCGCTGAAGCTTATATATCAGCAGAAACCGGATCTTATTCTTTTAGACATTTACATGCCCGAAATGGACGGATTTGAACTTTGCCGGCTTATAAAAAATACACCCGATTTAAAAAATATCCCCGTTATATTTCTCACATCTTTCAGCGACGAAGAAAGTATAAGAAAAGGTTTTGAGTCGGGAGGGCAGGATTATGTGGTTAAGCCGTTTAACGCTTCGGAACTGCTTTCAAGAGTCAAAACACATTTGATGCTGAAATGCCAGGCAGAATCTTTGAAAGAAGCCAATAAGGAACTGGACAGTTTCTGTTATACAGTCGCCCATGACCTTAAATCCCCGCTGCTTTCCTTAAATAAACTGGTTGAGCTTTTGGTTTCCGATCATTTAAATCAATTGGACTCGGCCGGAAAAGAACTTGTCTATAATATACGGGAAAAATCCTCGGAAATAATACATACCGTCGATCGTTTGCTGGAATTTTCTAAAATGTGCGAAATGCAGGTCAATTTTGAAATCATCGATCTCAACGAATTGTTTACCGAGGTCTGCAATGAGCTCAAAAGCCTGGAGCCGCAGCGGGATATACGTATTCATATCCAGCCTCTGCCTAAGGTTTATGGTGACCGTCTTCTGATGAGGCTCTTAATTTCAAACATCCTTTCCAACGCTTTTAAATATACACGCAACAGGCAGACGGCAATTATTGAGATACAATCCTCGGAAGACGGCAATGAATATGTTTTTTTCGTCAAAGACAACGGTGCCGGCTTTGACATGAAGTATTCGTCAAGGCTGTTCGGAGTATTTCAGAGGCTTCACAGCAAAGATGAATTCGAAGGTTCGGGAGTCGGCCTCGCCATATGCCAAAGGATTCTCAAGAGGCATAACGGCAGGGCGTGGATGACAGGTGAAATAGACAAAGGTGCTACTTTCTTCTTCACCCTCCCTAAATTCGAATGA
- the urtB gene encoding urea ABC transporter permease subunit UrtB → MDSYLLQIFNGISVSSVLLLAALGLAITFGLMRIINMAHGEMIMIGAYTTYMVQNLFISFLGERYFDLYFIAAIPLSFLITGFVGYLLEISIVKRLYGRTLDSLLATWGISLILQQLARNIFGAPNVDVRSPRWLNGGVVVFGNIQLPYKRLFIILLAALCIAGVYLFLFKSDSGRRIRAVMQNRSMAESLGINTRKVDSMTFAIGSGLAGIAGCALTLLGSIGPTLGTNYIVDTFMVVVLGGVGRIIGTVAGAAAIGIGNTTFEYFTNASLGKVLVFLAVILFLQWKPQGFFSVSSRVLDE, encoded by the coding sequence ATGGATAGTTATTTACTGCAGATTTTTAACGGGATAAGCGTAAGCTCGGTGCTTTTACTGGCAGCCCTGGGATTGGCAATAACCTTCGGGCTTATGAGAATTATCAACATGGCCCATGGTGAGATGATAATGATAGGTGCCTATACCACGTATATGGTGCAAAACTTATTTATATCATTTTTGGGAGAAAGATATTTCGATCTGTATTTTATTGCGGCAATACCTCTTTCGTTCCTGATTACAGGATTTGTCGGTTATTTGCTGGAGATTTCAATTGTAAAACGCCTGTACGGCAGGACTTTGGACAGTTTATTGGCCACATGGGGAATAAGCCTTATACTTCAGCAGTTAGCCAGAAACATTTTCGGTGCACCCAATGTAGATGTGAGAAGTCCAAGATGGCTGAACGGTGGGGTGGTTGTTTTTGGAAATATTCAGCTCCCCTACAAAAGGCTTTTTATAATCCTGCTGGCTGCCCTTTGCATAGCCGGAGTATATTTATTCCTCTTTAAAAGCGACAGCGGAAGAAGGATAAGAGCGGTTATGCAGAATAGAAGTATGGCCGAAAGCCTTGGTATAAACACAAGAAAGGTGGATTCCATGACCTTTGCAATTGGGTCGGGATTGGCAGGCATTGCCGGATGTGCCTTGACCCTGTTAGGCTCAATCGGACCAACCTTAGGAACCAACTACATTGTGGATACCTTTATGGTTGTGGTATTGGGCGGTGTCGGAAGAATTATCGGCACAGTGGCCGGAGCAGCAGCGATCGGAATCGGAAATACGACTTTCGAATATTTTACCAACGCCTCTTTGGGAAAGGTACTTGTATTTCTTGCGGTTATTCTCTTTCTTCAATGGAAGCCTCAGGGGTTCTTTAGCGTAAGCAGCAGAGTATTGGATGAGTAA
- the urtA gene encoding urea ABC transporter substrate-binding protein, with protein MIKKFCIFGKNTIKVLAIALSALLVFAGCSGKVEEPVDNKPGTDTSAEDTIKVGILHSLSGTMAISEVSLKDAELMAIEEINQAGGLLGKKIEPVIEDGASDWPTFAEKAKKLLQNDKVATVFGCWTSASRKAVLPVFEENNGLLWYPVQYEGMESSPNIFYTGAAPNQQIVPAVEWLLENKGKRFFLLGSDYVFPRTANKIIKAQLSAIGGELIAEEYTPLGHTDYSTIVNKIKTAKPDVVFNTLNGDSNVAFFKQLKDAGITSEDITVCSVSVAEEEIRGIGAENIKGHLVSWNYYQTTDTPENKEFVEKYKSKYGSDRVTDDPIEAAYIAVHLWAEAVKKAGSFEVEKVKEAAKGLEFKAPEGLVKIEGENQHLWKPVRIGEVQEDGLIKEIWSTSEAVRPDPYLKTYDWAKGLSD; from the coding sequence ATGATAAAGAAGTTTTGCATATTTGGCAAAAATACAATTAAGGTTTTGGCAATTGCACTGTCGGCACTGCTGGTATTCGCAGGCTGTTCCGGCAAAGTGGAGGAGCCGGTTGATAACAAACCCGGAACTGATACTTCCGCAGAAGACACCATAAAGGTGGGAATTCTTCACTCCTTAAGCGGAACCATGGCTATTAGCGAGGTATCCCTCAAAGATGCGGAATTGATGGCAATAGAAGAAATTAACCAGGCCGGAGGTCTGCTGGGCAAAAAAATTGAACCGGTGATTGAAGACGGAGCTTCCGATTGGCCTACTTTTGCAGAAAAGGCAAAGAAACTGCTCCAAAATGACAAGGTTGCAACCGTTTTCGGATGCTGGACTTCAGCCAGCCGTAAAGCCGTATTGCCGGTGTTTGAAGAAAATAACGGACTTTTGTGGTATCCGGTGCAGTATGAGGGCATGGAGTCATCACCAAATATCTTCTATACCGGTGCGGCACCCAATCAGCAGATTGTTCCCGCAGTCGAATGGCTTTTGGAAAACAAGGGAAAAAGATTTTTCCTCCTTGGCTCCGATTATGTATTTCCCAGAACCGCAAACAAAATTATCAAAGCTCAGCTAAGCGCCATAGGTGGGGAACTTATTGCAGAGGAGTATACTCCTTTGGGTCATACCGATTACAGTACCATTGTAAATAAAATTAAAACCGCAAAACCGGATGTAGTGTTTAACACCCTGAACGGGGACAGCAATGTTGCCTTCTTCAAACAGCTCAAGGATGCGGGAATCACGTCTGAAGACATTACCGTTTGTTCTGTAAGTGTTGCAGAAGAAGAAATAAGGGGTATAGGCGCTGAAAATATAAAAGGTCACCTGGTTTCATGGAACTATTACCAGACTACGGATACCCCGGAAAACAAAGAGTTTGTGGAAAAGTACAAATCTAAATACGGAAGCGACAGGGTTACCGATGATCCCATAGAAGCGGCATATATAGCAGTTCATTTGTGGGCTGAGGCAGTTAAAAAGGCCGGTTCCTTTGAGGTGGAAAAGGTTAAGGAGGCAGCCAAAGGACTTGAATTTAAAGCTCCTGAAGGGCTTGTGAAAATTGAAGGAGAGAACCAGCACCTGTGGAAGCCGGTGAGGATTGGTGAGGTACAGGAAGACGGACTTATCAAGGAAATCTGGAGTACAAGTGAAGCCGTAAGGCCCGACCCATACTTAAAAACCTACGACTGGGCAAAAGGCTTAAGCGATTAG
- the urtC gene encoding urea ABC transporter permease subunit UrtC: protein MERNLRYLKGSIFKGRISANDIIITLLFVVLALAPLFLSDFRTNLLGKFIAYAILALGIDLIWGYTGILSLGHGVYFGLGAYCMAMYLKLEASNGKLPDFMSWSGQNVLPWFWKPFAYAPVAIILSVLVPAVLALIIGYLTFKNRIKGVYFSILTQALSIIFVVLFVGQQAYTGGTNGITNFKTIFGFPLSGFSTKVTLYYVALGFLILAFLFCRWIVQSRLGKVLIAIRDSENRARFSGYNPAIYKTFVYCISAGLAGLAGALFVPQVGIISPAEMGIVPSVEMVIWVAIGGRGTLVGSVIGAILVNSLKSMVSESFPAVWSYFIGISFIAVVIFMPYGLAGLLNQIKGKIYAQKAQKSVKRYSSATLNILEESGCDEYVG, encoded by the coding sequence ATGGAAAGGAATTTGCGTTATTTAAAAGGCAGTATTTTTAAAGGCAGGATATCTGCAAATGACATTATTATAACGTTATTATTTGTTGTGTTGGCTTTAGCCCCGTTGTTTCTTTCGGATTTCAGGACCAATCTTTTGGGAAAGTTTATTGCTTATGCCATTCTGGCTTTAGGAATCGATCTCATATGGGGCTATACCGGAATATTAAGTTTGGGGCATGGAGTCTATTTTGGACTTGGTGCGTATTGCATGGCAATGTACTTGAAACTTGAGGCGAGCAACGGAAAACTTCCGGATTTTATGTCCTGGAGCGGGCAAAATGTTTTGCCGTGGTTTTGGAAGCCCTTCGCTTACGCACCGGTGGCAATTATTCTTTCCGTATTGGTGCCCGCAGTCCTTGCGTTAATAATCGGGTATCTCACTTTCAAAAACAGGATTAAAGGTGTTTACTTTTCCATACTGACGCAGGCCCTTTCCATAATATTCGTGGTATTGTTTGTGGGGCAGCAGGCTTATACGGGAGGAACCAACGGTATAACCAATTTCAAGACCATCTTTGGTTTCCCGCTGTCCGGTTTCTCCACAAAGGTGACTCTTTATTATGTTGCATTGGGATTTCTGATACTGGCCTTTCTGTTTTGCCGGTGGATTGTGCAAAGCCGGCTTGGAAAAGTGTTGATTGCCATAAGGGACAGCGAAAACCGGGCAAGATTTTCAGGATACAATCCGGCAATATACAAAACCTTTGTTTACTGTATTTCTGCCGGACTGGCCGGATTGGCAGGAGCTTTATTCGTTCCTCAGGTGGGAATTATTTCACCGGCAGAGATGGGAATAGTCCCGTCGGTGGAAATGGTTATATGGGTTGCAATCGGAGGAAGAGGCACTTTAGTCGGATCTGTCATCGGGGCTATACTGGTAAACTCTTTGAAGAGTATGGTAAGTGAGAGCTTTCCGGCAGTCTGGTCCTATTTTATAGGGATTTCCTTTATTGCTGTGGTCATATTTATGCCTTACGGTCTGGCAGGGTTGTTAAATCAGATTAAAGGAAAAATATATGCTCAAAAAGCTCAAAAAAGTGTAAAAAGGTATTCTTCTGCCACTTTAAATATTCTTGAAGAATCAGGGTGTGATGAATATGTCGGATAG